In the Cydia amplana chromosome 14, ilCydAmpl1.1, whole genome shotgun sequence genome, one interval contains:
- the LOC134654036 gene encoding protein lozenge-like isoform X1, whose protein sequence is MPTCLLEVSHIRSIGFHRQFLDTSLPIRDMEYKSSARSLRSLSHEEREYKTNANLPVGETGGNILGASEWNTGYSSTASVYPAYGALQPTYYKPDPAIHIPAVLPDIPLPHSDYGGFQTSSSGFVKGSPSGAGALTELNPTTSQRYDPNYYNSWPANNYNFNNYQYNNINNNPSCLQSHTPYINSNPQMLLPNLYSTVNQNQIHVHLHSAADKHNLEQYTIPTDIKISDIDGGISITAELQGSEASGLVPNCESNDEVKHGLYGGGNQDQVWRPY, encoded by the exons ATGCCAACCTGCCTGTTGGAGGTAAGTCATATCCGGAGCATAGGCTTCCACAGGCAGTTCCTAGACACGTCACTTCCCATCCGTGACATGGAGTACAAGAGTTCGGCGAGGAGCCTGCGGTCCTTGTCGCACGAGGAGAGAGAGTACAAGACCAATGCCAACCTGCCTGTTGGAG AAACAGGCGGAAATATCCTTGGAGCCAGCGAGTGGAACACCGGGTACTCCTCCACTGCCTCCGTGTACCCAGCCTACGGGGCGCTACAGCCTACTTACTACAAGCCCGATCCAGCGATACATATACCCGCAG TTCTACCAGACATCCCCCTACCTCATAGCGACTACGGTGGCTTCCAGACAAGCAGCTCCGGTTTCGTAAAAGGAAGCCCGAGCGGAGCGGGCGCTCTAACCGAGCTCAACCCCACCACCTCGCAGCGCTACGACCCCAACTACTACAACTCCTGGCCCGCCAACAACTACAACTTCAACAATTaccaatacaataatataaacaaCAACCCATCCTGTCTACAGTCGCACACACCCTATATAAACTCCAACCCTCAAATGCTCCTACCCAACCTCTATTCAACAGTAAATCAGAACCAAATACACGTGCACTTACACAGTGCAGCCGATAAGCATAACTTAGAACAGTATACAATACCCACAGACATCAAAATTAGTGATATAGATGGTGGTATTTCTATAACTGCGGAGCTACAGGGCAGTGAAGCCAGCGGGCTAGTTCCAAATTGTGAAAGCAACGACGAAGTGAAACACGGGCTTTATGGCGGTGGCAATCAGGACCAAGTGTGGCGACCCTATTGA
- the LOC134654036 gene encoding protein lozenge-like isoform X2: MEYKRARSLRSLSHEEREHKTNANLPVGETGGNILGASEWNTGYSSTASVYPAYGALQPTYYKPDPAIHIPAVLPDIPLPHSDYGGFQTSSSGFVKGSPSGAGALTELNPTTSQRYDPNYYNSWPANNYNFNNYQYNNINNNPSCLQSHTPYINSNPQMLLPNLYSTVNQNQIHVHLHSAADKHNLEQYTIPTDIKISDIDGGISITAELQGSEASGLVPNCESNDEVKHGLYGGGNQDQVWRPY, from the exons ATGGAGTACAAGAGAGCGAGGAGCCTGCGGTCCTTGTCGCACGAGGAGAGAGAGCACAAGACCAATGCCAACCTGCCTGTTGGAG AAACAGGCGGAAATATCCTTGGAGCCAGCGAGTGGAACACCGGGTACTCCTCCACTGCCTCCGTGTACCCAGCCTACGGGGCGCTACAGCCTACTTACTACAAGCCCGATCCAGCGATACATATACCCGCAG TTCTACCAGACATCCCCCTACCTCATAGCGACTACGGTGGCTTCCAGACAAGCAGCTCCGGTTTCGTAAAAGGAAGCCCGAGCGGAGCGGGCGCTCTAACCGAGCTCAACCCCACCACCTCGCAGCGCTACGACCCCAACTACTACAACTCCTGGCCCGCCAACAACTACAACTTCAACAATTaccaatacaataatataaacaaCAACCCATCCTGTCTACAGTCGCACACACCCTATATAAACTCCAACCCTCAAATGCTCCTACCCAACCTCTATTCAACAGTAAATCAGAACCAAATACACGTGCACTTACACAGTGCAGCCGATAAGCATAACTTAGAACAGTATACAATACCCACAGACATCAAAATTAGTGATATAGATGGTGGTATTTCTATAACTGCGGAGCTACAGGGCAGTGAAGCCAGCGGGCTAGTTCCAAATTGTGAAAGCAACGACGAAGTGAAACACGGGCTTTATGGCGGTGGCAATCAGGACCAAGTGTGGCGACCCTATTGA
- the LOC134654036 gene encoding protein lozenge-like isoform X3, translating to MEYKRARSLRSLSHEEREYKTNANLPVRETGGNILGASEWNTGYSSTASVYPAYGALQPTYYKPDPAIHIPAVLPDIPLPHSDYGGFQTSSSGFVKGSPSGAGALTELNPTTSQRYDPNYYNSWPANNYNFNNYQYNNINNNPSCLQSHTPYINSNPQMLLPNLYSTVNQNQIHVHLHSAADKHNLEQYTIPTDIKISDIDGGISITAELQGSEASGLVPNCESNDEVKHGLYGGGNQDQVWRPY from the exons ATGGAGTACAAGAGAGCGAGGAGCTTGCGGTCCTTGTCGCACGAGGAGAGAGAGTACAAGACCAATGCCAACCTGCCTGTTAGAG AAACAGGCGGAAATATCCTTGGAGCCAGCGAGTGGAACACCGGGTACTCCTCCACTGCCTCCGTGTACCCAGCCTACGGGGCGCTACAGCCTACTTACTACAAGCCCGATCCAGCGATACATATACCCGCAG TTCTACCAGACATCCCCCTACCTCATAGCGACTACGGTGGCTTCCAGACAAGCAGCTCCGGTTTCGTAAAAGGAAGCCCGAGCGGAGCGGGCGCTCTAACCGAGCTCAACCCCACCACCTCGCAGCGCTACGACCCCAACTACTACAACTCCTGGCCCGCCAACAACTACAACTTCAACAATTaccaatacaataatataaacaaCAACCCATCCTGTCTACAGTCGCACACACCCTATATAAACTCCAACCCTCAAATGCTCCTACCCAACCTCTATTCAACAGTAAATCAGAACCAAATACACGTGCACTTACACAGTGCAGCCGATAAGCATAACTTAGAACAGTATACAATACCCACAGACATCAAAATTAGTGATATAGATGGTGGTATTTCTATAACTGCGGAGCTACAGGGCAGTGAAGCCAGCGGGCTAGTTCCAAATTGTGAAAGCAACGACGAAGTGAAACACGGGCTTTATGGCGGTGGCAATCAGGACCAAGTGTGGCGACCCTATTGA